In the genome of Croceimicrobium hydrocarbonivorans, one region contains:
- the era gene encoding GTPase Era, with protein sequence MKHRAGYVNIIGNPNVGKSTLLNALLGEQLSITTPKAQTTRHRILGFLNGEDYQIVFSDTPGIIKPAYTLQERMMDFVHSTFEDADVFLYLVEPGIRSLKDEQVYEKLKRVKEPVFIILNKIDTIDQTRLEEEVEYWHSEFPDAAILPLSALNQFNIDVLTDRLKDLLPESPPYYDKEDLSDRNERFFVEEMVREQILFNYSKEIPYAVEVKVEEFKEEESIIRIRANIYVERNTQKGILVGAKGSMIKKTGTGARKKMESFFKKKVFLDLFVKVRKDWRSNDRDLNRFGYKS encoded by the coding sequence ATGAAACATCGTGCTGGCTACGTAAATATTATCGGTAACCCTAATGTGGGTAAATCCACTTTATTGAATGCCCTATTAGGAGAGCAGTTATCGATTACCACTCCAAAGGCCCAAACTACCCGTCATCGGATTTTGGGCTTTTTAAATGGTGAAGATTATCAGATTGTTTTTTCAGATACTCCAGGAATCATTAAACCGGCTTATACGCTTCAGGAGCGTATGATGGATTTTGTGCATTCCACTTTCGAGGATGCTGATGTGTTTCTTTATCTGGTGGAGCCGGGTATTCGCTCTTTAAAAGACGAGCAAGTCTATGAAAAGCTGAAAAGGGTGAAGGAGCCGGTGTTTATCATTCTCAATAAAATTGATACCATCGATCAAACTCGTTTGGAGGAGGAAGTGGAATACTGGCATTCCGAATTTCCGGACGCTGCGATCTTGCCGCTCTCGGCTTTAAATCAATTTAATATTGATGTTTTAACCGATCGCCTGAAAGACCTTTTACCGGAGAGCCCGCCCTATTACGATAAGGAAGATTTAAGCGACCGCAATGAGCGTTTCTTTGTGGAAGAGATGGTGCGTGAGCAAATCCTGTTCAATTACTCTAAAGAGATTCCCTACGCTGTTGAGGTGAAAGTGGAAGAGTTTAAAGAAGAGGAGTCGATCATCAGGATTCGCGCAAATATCTATGTAGAGCGCAATACCCAAAAGGGAATTTTGGTGGGTGCCAAAGGCAGTATGATTAAGAAAACCGGAACCGGTGCTCGCAAGAAAATGGAGTCCTTTTTTAAGAAAAAGGTTTTCCTAGATTTATTTGTGAAGGTGCGAAAAGACTGGCGTAGTAATGATCGCGACTTAAACCGATTTGGCTATAAGTCCTAA
- a CDS encoding leucine-rich repeat domain-containing protein, with the protein MKKLLALYLLIFSLSAEGQSRLKHFLADSNRSSIETLDLSRCDLTSLPAELKDCLQLKELDLSKNELDSLPTWFGLFTDLEVLHLSSNQFKHLPQVLQQCQHLKELHLDQNPIDSLNAGVLKLSQLKWLDLWDCEIKYISPELCQHSGLRKIDLRRNFLGTRDLKWLYECASNWDIESTWGCDCD; encoded by the coding sequence ATGAAGAAGCTGCTCGCGCTGTACTTGCTCATCTTTAGCCTTTCGGCGGAAGGGCAATCCAGATTAAAACATTTCCTAGCCGATAGTAATCGCTCCTCAATCGAAACACTCGACTTAAGTCGTTGCGATTTAACTAGCCTTCCGGCTGAATTAAAAGATTGCCTTCAGCTCAAAGAACTGGACCTTTCTAAGAATGAATTAGACTCCTTACCTACCTGGTTCGGCCTCTTTACAGATTTAGAAGTTTTGCATCTATCCAGCAATCAATTTAAACACCTTCCTCAAGTATTGCAGCAATGCCAGCATTTGAAAGAATTGCATTTAGATCAAAACCCAATAGACAGTTTGAATGCCGGTGTACTAAAGCTTAGTCAATTGAAATGGCTGGATCTTTGGGACTGTGAAATCAAATACATCAGCCCTGAGCTATGCCAGCACAGCGGTCTTCGCAAAATTGATTTGAGGCGAAATTTCTTGGGCACCCGTGACCTTAAATGGCTTTATGAATGTGCATCAAATTGGGATATAGAATCTACCTGGGGCTGCGATTGCGATTAG
- a CDS encoding bifunctional riboflavin kinase/FAD synthetase, with protein sequence MKVYYSIDDFQKLEKAVVTTGTFDGVHHGHRKILAQLNNVAHTIGGESVLLTFFPHPRLVLQPDLDLKLINSQTEKIELLKSTGLDHLIIHPFTTEFSRTSSLDFVRNILVNQIGAKKLVIGYDHHFGRNREGSFEHLKEYGPLYGFDVEEIPAQDIQDTTVSSTKIRKAIEEGTIEIANEYLEYAFPLTGKVVEGEHIGHTIGFPTANIRVKDSYKIVPANGVYAITVSFPNQSEKAPQKAMCNIGIRPTFGGKFQTIEAHLFDFNEDLYGQELSLHFHKCLRNEMKFNGPEALKAQLQKDEEAARAVLAHL encoded by the coding sequence TTGAAGGTTTACTATTCGATCGATGACTTTCAAAAACTGGAGAAAGCGGTGGTCACAACTGGTACTTTCGACGGCGTTCATCATGGTCATCGCAAAATCCTGGCTCAACTCAACAATGTTGCCCATACTATTGGAGGCGAAAGTGTACTCCTCACCTTCTTTCCGCATCCGCGGTTGGTTTTACAACCCGATCTTGATTTAAAGTTGATCAATTCTCAAACAGAAAAAATTGAGCTTTTAAAATCAACTGGTCTAGATCATCTCATCATACACCCCTTTACCACCGAATTTTCTCGTACCAGTTCCTTGGATTTTGTACGCAATATTTTGGTGAATCAAATTGGCGCCAAAAAACTGGTAATTGGTTACGATCATCATTTTGGCCGAAATCGCGAAGGCAGCTTTGAGCATCTAAAAGAATATGGTCCTCTTTATGGTTTTGATGTAGAGGAAATCCCGGCGCAGGATATTCAAGACACCACCGTAAGCAGCACTAAAATTCGCAAGGCCATTGAAGAAGGCACCATTGAAATAGCTAATGAATACCTGGAATACGCCTTTCCTTTAACTGGCAAAGTTGTAGAAGGTGAGCACATTGGTCATACTATCGGCTTCCCCACCGCCAATATTCGGGTAAAGGACAGTTATAAAATTGTTCCGGCCAATGGTGTTTATGCCATTACGGTAAGCTTCCCCAATCAAAGTGAAAAGGCTCCGCAAAAAGCAATGTGTAATATTGGCATTCGCCCCACTTTCGGTGGAAAATTCCAAACCATAGAAGCCCATCTCTTTGATTTTAACGAGGACCTTTATGGACAGGAACTCAGCTTGCACTTCCATAAATGCTTACGAAATGAAATGAAGTTTAATGGACCGGAAGCTTTAAAAGCCCAATTGCAGAAAGATGAAGAAGCTGCTCGCGCTGTACTTGCTCATCTTTAG
- the atpD gene encoding F0F1 ATP synthase subunit beta: MSQVVGKIAQIIGPVVDVYFDTTNAELPKIYDALHVVRPDGTRLVLETQQHIGEDTVRAIAMDSTDGMQRGQEVKATGSPIKMPAGEGIRGRLFNVIGEAIDGLEQLPTETGLPIHREAPKFEDLSTATEILFTGIKVIDLIEPYAKGGKIGLFGGAGVGKTVLIQELINNIAKGHGGLSVFAGVGERTREGNDLLREMLESGIIKYGEGFIESMENGGWDLSKVSPEDMKESKASFVFGQMNEPPGARARVALSGLTLAEYYRDGEGDGAGRDILFFVDNIFRFTQAGSEVSALLGRMPSAVGYQPTLATEMGAMQERITSTKNGSITSVQAVYVPADDLTDPAPATTFAHLDATTVLSRKLAALGIYPAVDPLDSTSRILAPEIIGDEHYNCAQRVKVILQRYKELQDIIAILGMDELSEEDKMVVARARKVQRFLSQPFHVAEQFTGIPGVFVSIEDTIKGFNMIMDGEMDAYPEAAFNLKGTIEEVREAGEKMLAEAQA; the protein is encoded by the coding sequence ATGTCTCAAGTAGTTGGAAAAATTGCTCAGATCATCGGACCGGTAGTTGACGTATACTTCGACACCACCAATGCTGAGCTTCCTAAGATTTACGATGCACTTCATGTAGTTCGTCCTGACGGAACTCGTTTGGTATTAGAAACCCAGCAGCACATTGGTGAAGATACCGTTCGTGCTATTGCCATGGATTCTACCGACGGTATGCAACGCGGTCAGGAAGTAAAAGCTACCGGAAGTCCTATTAAGATGCCTGCAGGTGAAGGTATTCGTGGTCGCTTATTTAATGTGATTGGAGAGGCCATCGACGGATTGGAGCAATTGCCCACCGAAACTGGTTTACCTATTCACCGTGAAGCACCAAAATTCGAAGATCTTTCTACAGCTACTGAGATTCTTTTCACCGGTATTAAGGTAATCGACTTGATCGAGCCTTATGCAAAGGGTGGTAAAATTGGTTTATTCGGTGGTGCCGGTGTTGGTAAAACCGTATTGATCCAGGAATTGATTAACAACATTGCGAAAGGTCACGGTGGTCTTTCGGTATTTGCCGGAGTAGGTGAGCGTACTCGTGAGGGTAATGACCTTTTACGTGAGATGCTCGAGTCTGGTATTATTAAATACGGCGAAGGCTTTATTGAGTCTATGGAAAACGGTGGCTGGGACCTGAGTAAGGTAAGCCCCGAGGATATGAAAGAATCCAAAGCTTCCTTCGTATTCGGTCAGATGAATGAGCCTCCCGGTGCACGTGCCCGTGTTGCCCTTTCTGGTTTGACCCTTGCCGAATACTATCGTGATGGCGAAGGTGATGGCGCTGGTCGTGATATCCTTTTCTTCGTAGATAATATCTTCCGATTCACTCAGGCTGGTTCTGAGGTATCAGCACTTTTAGGTCGTATGCCATCAGCGGTAGGTTATCAACCTACTTTGGCTACTGAGATGGGTGCGATGCAGGAACGTATTACTTCTACTAAAAACGGATCTATTACTTCTGTACAGGCGGTTTACGTACCTGCGGATGACTTAACTGACCCGGCTCCTGCAACTACCTTTGCTCACTTGGATGCTACTACTGTATTGTCTCGTAAATTGGCTGCCTTGGGTATTTACCCAGCGGTAGATCCATTGGACTCTACCTCACGTATTTTGGCTCCTGAGATTATTGGTGATGAGCACTACAACTGTGCCCAGCGCGTAAAAGTGATCTTACAGCGTTATAAAGAATTACAAGATATCATCGCCATCCTTGGTATGGACGAATTGTCTGAAGAGGATAAGATGGTTGTAGCTCGTGCTCGTAAGGTTCAGCGTTTCTTGTCTCAACCATTCCACGTAGCGGAGCAGTTTACCGGTATTCCTGGAGTATTCGTAAGCATTGAAGATACTATCAAAGGATTTAATATGATCATGGATGGTGAGATGGATGCTTATCCTGAAGCAGCTTTCAACTTAAAAGGTACTATCGAAGAAGTGCGTGAAGCTGGTGAGAAGATGTTAGCCGAAGCTCAGGCCTAA
- a CDS encoding F0F1 ATP synthase subunit epsilon → MTLEIITPESRIFEGEADAVRLPGKEGLFQILNGHAPMISTLRAGEVKIDIPTSSKTIDGLHGTIETDKSNDKVLRMQVKGGVVEVQKDRVILLAD, encoded by the coding sequence ATGACTTTAGAAATCATCACTCCCGAATCTAGAATCTTTGAAGGCGAAGCTGATGCCGTGCGTTTGCCCGGTAAAGAAGGTCTCTTCCAGATTTTAAACGGACACGCTCCAATGATTAGCACCTTGCGTGCAGGAGAAGTGAAGATCGATATTCCCACTTCTTCTAAAACTATCGATGGCTTACACGGTACTATTGAAACCGATAAAAGCAACGATAAAGTTTTGCGTATGCAAGTGAAAGGTGGCGTTGTTGAAGTGCAAAAAGATCGTGTGATTTTATTAGCAGATTAA
- a CDS encoding Rieske (2Fe-2S) protein, which produces MTLIFLSVASACKKNQQRDFPLVSFDQYIYLNNPSNIELQSPGGAVYFNGGYRGLIIFRRYGNNQVDDFAAFDRACPKHYSEDCSQLELSDDRVFAECPCHGEKYLLFDGSPGEGATISMVEYRCTFDGAVIRARN; this is translated from the coding sequence TTGACCCTGATTTTTCTATCGGTTGCCTCCGCATGCAAAAAAAACCAGCAAAGGGATTTCCCTCTGGTTAGTTTTGATCAGTACATCTACCTGAATAACCCCTCAAATATCGAATTACAAAGCCCTGGGGGAGCCGTTTACTTTAATGGCGGATATCGAGGCTTAATCATATTCCGCCGCTATGGTAACAATCAAGTAGATGATTTTGCAGCTTTCGATCGCGCTTGCCCCAAGCATTATTCGGAAGATTGTTCCCAACTGGAATTAAGTGATGATCGAGTTTTCGCTGAATGCCCCTGCCACGGCGAAAAATATTTACTCTTTGATGGATCTCCGGGTGAGGGTGCTACCATTTCCATGGTGGAGTATCGTTGCACTTTTGATGGAGCGGTAATCCGAGCCCGGAATTAA
- a CDS encoding carboxypeptidase regulatory-like domain-containing protein produces the protein MGKKILLLLFVTFSTVAFAQQRPGSLKGTVTDASTGETIPLANIAIKDGAGSFVTGGSTDFDGKFNINPVPPGTYTVEVTFVGFSTVSLKGVLISPNTPTLQDFKMHPASEMLGEVVLEYEPPLIDKAKSTKVTTAEDIQNMAVRDITSVAGQAAGVTQDANGNTSIRGARGEGTVYFIDGVKVRGNVGIPQAAIAQTEVITGGLPAQYGDAIGGVINTTTRGPSSEFFGTAEILTSMPFKYMTKADGTPILDGQNYNLGAFTLGGPIWKRKRTTAAGAERQETVIGFLFSSEFQYVEEPRPVPSDIPYIQLDPDVLASLEQNPISMDPGGRAININSEFVTEDDLSNVWQRPNSYTNNLRLSGNIQFKTTETTTLTLGGRLVYSDDMSSSYASHIFNYNNNMRSINSDWQAYLRFQQTFRNPEEKEGESNLIKNAYYTVQVDYTRTFGETMDEVHGKNFFNYGYTGKYDVLTTPAYVYGTDTTTGLSGYRYVGDFDAGINYTPGGLNPVRDNYISSFFDIAADNSGINSRTLDDVLGYGMPINGFNPRSVYGLWTNVGSQQGGYNVGRTSQFRVTASTNFDIKDHSLIMGFEYEQRIDRAYGLGAQGLWTRMRLLQNQPNSQLDIANPIPVYDQFGNYQDTINYNYAYNPQDASQFSEEIRRALGLNPYGVEQINIDNMDPSTFSLDMFSADELINPNGSASVSYYGYDYTGNIQDGNPSISEFFTARDENGRYTRPVAPFQPIYIAGYVQDQFTFRDLTFNVGIRVDRFDMNQDVLRDPYVLYPYYTVSGLPSSPLSETELNNVPASVGQDYAVYVSDFDYTKAKIVGYRSGDQFYNENGEPLSDPGELSDKAGGGIKPFLVTPPGDGSTGGDIPSESFVDYDPQVVVMPRVAFNFPITDEAIFIFHYDVLAQRPTTGLSRLDPFSYLGLTYLRNGGVLNNPNLLPQRTTEYEMAFKQMLSKKSALKLAAFYRELRDLLQAVNYPEAYPITYVAYGNRDFGTVKGFTLEYELRRTKNIKIDANYTLQFASGTGSSATTGANLARVGAASLRTLLPFDYDNRHQILVRLDWRYSRGLQYDGPKINGKNILENFGVNITCNALSGRPYTRRDRAYAVTASASSSAQTAGQINGSRLPWQVNFDARINKTFMLDKKGSKSLDVYLQILNLLDTRNIVSVYPFTGSPDDDGFLASQAGQAQIQGQISEQAYVDLYNRRMASPFNYSLPRRFRLGIAYNF, from the coding sequence ATGGGAAAGAAAATACTCTTACTGCTATTCGTCACTTTCAGCACCGTTGCTTTTGCGCAACAACGCCCAGGTTCTTTAAAAGGAACAGTGACTGACGCCAGCACAGGCGAAACTATACCGTTGGCTAACATTGCAATCAAAGATGGTGCCGGTTCATTTGTAACCGGAGGGTCAACAGACTTCGATGGAAAGTTTAATATCAACCCAGTTCCTCCCGGAACTTATACTGTAGAGGTAACTTTTGTAGGTTTCTCTACGGTTTCATTAAAGGGTGTATTAATCTCCCCTAACACTCCAACACTACAAGACTTTAAAATGCACCCTGCTTCTGAGATGCTCGGAGAAGTGGTACTTGAGTATGAACCCCCCTTGATCGATAAGGCTAAGTCGACCAAAGTGACTACTGCTGAAGACATTCAGAATATGGCGGTTCGTGATATTACTTCTGTTGCTGGTCAGGCTGCAGGTGTAACTCAAGATGCTAATGGAAACACCAGTATTCGTGGTGCTCGTGGTGAGGGTACTGTTTACTTTATTGATGGGGTTAAAGTGCGTGGTAATGTGGGAATCCCACAGGCGGCTATTGCACAGACCGAGGTAATTACCGGTGGACTTCCTGCTCAATATGGTGATGCGATTGGTGGGGTAATTAACACTACTACTCGTGGGCCTTCCAGTGAGTTCTTCGGTACTGCGGAGATCCTAACCTCTATGCCATTTAAATATATGACTAAGGCGGATGGTACTCCAATTCTCGATGGTCAGAACTACAATTTGGGTGCCTTTACCTTAGGTGGTCCAATTTGGAAACGTAAACGCACTACTGCTGCAGGTGCTGAGCGTCAAGAGACTGTAATTGGATTCTTATTCAGTTCAGAATTCCAATATGTAGAAGAGCCTCGTCCAGTTCCATCTGATATCCCATACATTCAATTAGATCCTGATGTATTAGCAAGTTTGGAGCAGAATCCTATTAGTATGGATCCAGGTGGTCGTGCTATTAACATCAACTCAGAATTTGTTACTGAGGACGATCTTTCCAATGTTTGGCAACGTCCTAACTCCTACACTAATAACCTGCGTTTAAGTGGTAATATTCAGTTTAAAACTACTGAAACTACTACCTTAACCTTAGGTGGTCGTTTGGTGTACAGCGATGATATGTCTTCCAGCTATGCTAGCCATATCTTCAACTATAATAATAATATGCGTTCTATCAATTCGGATTGGCAAGCTTACTTGCGTTTCCAACAGACTTTCCGCAATCCTGAAGAAAAGGAAGGAGAAAGTAATTTAATTAAGAACGCCTACTACACTGTTCAGGTGGATTACACCCGTACCTTCGGTGAGACTATGGATGAAGTACACGGTAAGAACTTCTTCAACTATGGTTATACTGGTAAGTACGATGTATTAACTACTCCGGCTTATGTATATGGTACTGATACTACCACCGGTCTTAGTGGATATCGCTACGTAGGTGATTTTGACGCGGGAATTAATTATACCCCTGGTGGTTTAAACCCTGTACGTGATAACTATATCAGTTCATTCTTCGACATTGCGGCCGATAACTCCGGTATCAATAGCCGTACTTTAGATGATGTTCTTGGTTATGGAATGCCGATTAACGGTTTTAACCCTCGTAGTGTATATGGTCTTTGGACCAATGTGGGTTCTCAGCAAGGTGGATATAATGTGGGTCGTACCAGCCAGTTCCGTGTAACTGCATCGACCAACTTCGATATCAAGGACCACTCGCTGATTATGGGATTCGAGTATGAGCAACGTATCGACCGTGCCTACGGTTTAGGTGCACAAGGTTTATGGACTCGTATGCGCTTATTGCAAAACCAGCCTAACTCTCAGTTAGATATTGCAAACCCAATTCCTGTATATGATCAATTCGGTAACTATCAGGATACCATTAACTACAATTACGCATACAACCCTCAAGACGCTTCTCAATTCTCTGAAGAGATTCGTCGCGCCTTAGGATTAAACCCTTACGGAGTTGAGCAAATCAATATCGATAACATGGATCCAAGTACTTTCTCCTTGGATATGTTCTCAGCCGATGAATTAATCAACCCTAACGGTTCTGCCAGTGTAAGTTACTATGGTTACGATTATACCGGAAACATTCAGGATGGTAACCCAAGCATCTCTGAGTTCTTTACAGCTCGCGATGAGAACGGCCGCTATACCCGTCCGGTTGCACCTTTCCAACCGATCTATATTGCCGGTTATGTTCAGGATCAGTTTACTTTCCGCGATCTTACTTTTAACGTAGGTATCCGTGTAGACCGTTTCGATATGAACCAGGATGTATTACGTGATCCTTATGTATTGTATCCTTATTATACTGTAAGTGGTTTACCTAGTTCTCCACTTTCTGAAACTGAATTAAATAATGTTCCTGCTTCAGTAGGTCAAGATTATGCGGTATACGTTAGTGATTTCGACTATACTAAAGCCAAAATTGTTGGATACCGTAGCGGTGATCAGTTCTACAATGAAAATGGTGAGCCTTTAAGTGATCCAGGTGAATTATCAGATAAAGCAGGTGGTGGTATTAAACCATTCCTTGTTACTCCTCCCGGAGATGGTTCTACCGGTGGTGATATCCCTTCTGAGTCTTTCGTAGATTATGATCCTCAGGTGGTGGTTATGCCTCGTGTAGCTTTCAACTTCCCTATTACTGATGAGGCGATCTTTATCTTCCACTACGATGTATTGGCACAGCGTCCTACTACTGGCTTATCACGTTTGGATCCATTCTCTTACTTAGGTCTTACTTACTTGCGTAATGGTGGAGTATTAAACAATCCAAATCTGTTGCCACAGCGTACTACCGAATATGAAATGGCCTTTAAGCAAATGCTTTCTAAGAAGTCTGCATTGAAATTGGCGGCCTTCTATCGTGAGTTGCGTGACTTATTACAAGCCGTAAACTACCCAGAAGCCTATCCTATTACATATGTTGCTTACGGTAACCGTGACTTTGGTACTGTAAAAGGATTTACCCTTGAATACGAATTACGTCGTACTAAGAATATTAAAATTGATGCGAACTACACCTTGCAGTTTGCCAGTGGTACTGGATCAAGTGCTACCACCGGAGCTAACCTTGCTCGTGTAGGTGCTGCATCACTTCGTACTCTTTTACCATTTGACTACGATAACCGTCACCAGATTTTGGTTCGTCTTGACTGGCGTTATAGCCGTGGCTTACAATATGACGGTCCTAAAATCAATGGTAAGAACATTCTGGAAAACTTCGGTGTGAACATTACTTGTAATGCGCTTTCCGGACGTCCATATACTCGTCGTGATCGTGCTTATGCTGTTACTGCATCTGCATCGTCTTCGGCACAAACTGCTGGTCAGATCAATGGTTCTCGCTTGCCATGGCAAGTAAACTTTGATGCCCGTATCAACAAGACTTTCATGTTGGACAAGAAGGGTAGCAAGAGCCTTGATGTATACCTTCAGATTTTGAACCTTTTGGATACTCGTAACATTGTTTCCGTATATCCATTTACTGGTAGTCCTGATGATGACGGCTTCCTTGCTTCTCAAGCAGGTCAAGCGCAAATTCAAGGTCAGATTAGTGAGCAAGCTTATGTTGATTTGTACAATCGTCGTATGGCGAGTCCTTTCAACTACTCCTTGCCTCGTCGTTTCCGCTTAGGAATTGCCTATAACTTCTAG
- a CDS encoding PorV/PorQ family protein, with translation MKYFRKIATSVCLLGLVGSAYAGNPQRAGQAGAPELLINPWARSSGWGGVNIAGVSGVESSFLNIAGIANTNGTEVSFVNTQWLVGAGIGINAAGFNQSVGDNGVLAANFVSFDYGSWQRTTVNNPEGGVGEVSPSTAIIGLGYAQKFTESIRGGVNIKIYTTSIVDMSVTSASVDAGVQYVTGARDQVKFGITLKNIGPAARYDGEGQSLTLVVPQGGYSQEYNERSESFELPATLSIGGSYDFEFDQQRLTVAGAFQSNSFEKDIYTFGAEYSFKEIVSVRAGYNFFDDRSYAKSTTVFNGITAGLSFDIPLSKDNDNSFQLDYAYRSTDFFSGVHSIGVSILL, from the coding sequence ATGAAATATTTTCGAAAGATCGCAACCTCAGTTTGTCTCCTTGGCCTCGTTGGAAGCGCGTATGCGGGTAACCCCCAACGTGCAGGACAAGCAGGTGCTCCCGAATTATTAATCAACCCTTGGGCTCGTTCCTCTGGTTGGGGTGGAGTTAACATTGCTGGAGTATCTGGTGTGGAGTCCAGTTTTTTAAACATTGCTGGAATTGCAAATACAAATGGAACCGAGGTTTCCTTTGTGAACACCCAATGGTTAGTAGGTGCCGGAATTGGTATTAATGCTGCGGGCTTTAATCAGTCTGTTGGTGATAATGGGGTTTTAGCCGCCAATTTCGTATCCTTTGACTACGGTTCCTGGCAACGTACTACCGTTAATAACCCTGAAGGTGGAGTAGGTGAGGTTAGTCCTTCTACAGCCATTATCGGTTTGGGTTATGCCCAGAAGTTTACGGAGTCTATTCGTGGTGGGGTAAACATTAAAATCTACACTACCAGTATTGTGGATATGAGTGTAACCTCTGCCAGCGTAGATGCCGGTGTACAATATGTAACTGGTGCCCGTGATCAGGTGAAATTTGGTATTACCTTGAAGAATATCGGTCCTGCGGCTCGTTACGATGGTGAAGGACAGTCCCTCACTTTAGTAGTGCCTCAGGGAGGTTATTCTCAGGAATACAATGAACGCAGTGAGTCCTTCGAATTACCAGCTACCCTATCTATCGGTGGTAGCTATGATTTCGAATTCGATCAACAGCGATTAACTGTAGCCGGTGCTTTCCAGTCTAACTCTTTCGAGAAGGACATTTATACCTTTGGTGCTGAATATTCATTCAAGGAGATTGTATCGGTTCGAGCCGGTTATAATTTCTTCGATGACCGTTCTTACGCAAAAAGCACTACTGTGTTTAATGGAATCACTGCTGGATTATCCTTCGATATTCCACTATCCAAAGACAATGACAATTCTTTCCAATTGGATTACGCTTACCGTAGCACCGACTTCTTTAGTGGAGTTCATAGCATCGGAGTATCCATCCTGCTCTAA
- the greA gene encoding transcription elongation factor GreA, which translates to MGVSYYSKEGLEKLKKELEQMKSIERPKISQQIAEARDKGDLSENAEYDAAKEAQGLLEMKISKLEETLSNARLMDTSKIDTSKVMVLSTVTIKNKRNGAQMTYKLVSESEADLKSGKISISSPIGKGLSGKHVGETAEIQTPAGKMEFEILDIKFD; encoded by the coding sequence ATGGGAGTAAGTTATTACAGTAAAGAAGGTTTAGAGAAGCTCAAAAAGGAATTAGAGCAGATGAAGAGTATTGAGCGTCCCAAAATCTCTCAGCAAATCGCTGAAGCCAGAGATAAGGGTGATCTTTCTGAGAACGCCGAATACGATGCTGCTAAAGAAGCTCAAGGTTTGCTGGAAATGAAGATTAGCAAGCTGGAAGAAACCTTGTCTAATGCGCGTTTAATGGACACCTCAAAGATCGATACCAGCAAAGTAATGGTATTGTCTACGGTGACCATCAAAAACAAGCGTAATGGTGCGCAAATGACTTACAAGCTGGTTAGCGAAAGTGAGGCCGATCTTAAAAGCGGTAAGATTTCCATCAGCAGCCCTATTGGCAAAGGTCTTTCTGGTAAGCATGTTGGTGAAACTGCAGAGATCCAAACCCCTGCTGGTAAAATGGAATTTGAGATATTAGATATCAAATTCGATTAA
- a CDS encoding HIT family protein: MPSIFSRIIQGELPSYKIGETEEAYAFLDISPLHSGHTLVVPKKEVDYLFDLPDQDYQALMAFSKKVAHAVGKAVPCKRVGVAVIGLEVPHAHVHLIPIDNVSDIDFSRPKMQFSAEEMEAVATKIKSYLD; this comes from the coding sequence ATGCCCAGCATCTTTAGCAGAATTATTCAAGGTGAATTGCCTTCCTACAAAATCGGAGAAACCGAAGAAGCCTACGCATTTTTAGATATCTCTCCTTTGCATTCCGGTCATACTTTGGTAGTGCCGAAAAAGGAAGTCGATTACCTTTTCGATCTGCCAGATCAGGATTACCAAGCTTTAATGGCCTTTTCCAAGAAAGTGGCTCATGCAGTTGGCAAAGCCGTACCCTGCAAAAGAGTTGGGGTAGCCGTAATTGGTCTCGAGGTTCCTCATGCTCACGTACATCTTATTCCCATAGATAATGTGAGCGACATCGACTTTAGTCGTCCCAAAATGCAGTTTAGTGCTGAGGAAATGGAAGCGGTGGCCACTAAGATTAAATCCTATCTCGACTAA